Proteins co-encoded in one Papaver somniferum cultivar HN1 chromosome 5, ASM357369v1, whole genome shotgun sequence genomic window:
- the LOC113283189 gene encoding ribosome biogenesis protein BMS1 homolog has translation MSIASYNLRNRIETDNPAYVIYQGVEKPDDDDISYKDDNIHHPIVDRRIRDQAPYIILIQGPPSVGKSLLVKSLVKYFTKTHATDVLGPITFASGNIRRLQFVECPDDINGMIDAAKYADVALLLIDASYGFQMETFEFLNLLRVHGFPKVLGVFTHLDGFKDETKLKETKERFQNNFWTEIAEGAKLFYLSGLVDELYKMSEIQQLAEVMSTFEFLPSSWRAAHPYVLVDRFEDATPLERVQKDNECDRNIRLYGYLRGGNIINGAKVHIAGVGDFRIAGVTSSIDPFPLSTEIEGENDLAELPCLEIEAFRTGEYVRLEVLDIPFGMVGKFDPCHPILVGGISLEEENVGYMQVKLKRHRWHMKLLNTGDQIIVSAGWRRYVTTPIYAMENSNNGHHRILTYTPEHKHCLAMFWGPLSPPHTRVAVVQSVPDNKEEFRITAKGVVLDFNHASKIVKKTTRKGTPCKIFKNTAFIQFTSDVGTGRLRGTPIRTMSGIRGKVDEAVNGEGIVRCTFKRKIRKSDVVFFQVLTPVDVPYLINQFTATLGSHDFIVPVKTNPRKMDDCAQRGQIHKQRRRVLIKEGGPFFLSCSNPLELIYWHERQMKRKDTHESKEEEERKRKKMLKKIKKGKVFESKPLALNSDSSYELCYM, from the exons ATGTCGATTGCTTCTTACAATTTGAGAAATAGAATAGAAACTGATAATCCAGCATACGTAATATATCAAGGAGTAGAGAAGCCTGATGATGATGACATATCATACAAAGACGACAACATTCATCATCCAATTGTTGATCGTCGGATCCGTGATCAAGCTCCTtacattattctcattcaaggacctCCCAGT GTTGGGAAGTCCCTGTTGGTTAAATCTCTGGTGAAGTATTTTACCAAGACACATGCAACTGATGTTCTAGGGCCCATCACATTCGCATCAG GTAATATAAGACGGCTACAGTTTGTGGAGTGCCCGGATGATATTAATGGCATGATTGATGCTGCGAAGTATGCCGATGTAGCGTTGTTACTGATTGATGCAAGTTATGGATTTCAAATG GAaacatttgagtttcttaaccTTTTACGAGTTCACGGCTTTCCAAAGGTTTTGGGGGTTTTTACACATCTCGATGGGTTCAAAGATGAAACAAAACTAAAAGAAACCAAAGAGCGCTTCCAGAATAATTTCTGGACTGAAATAGCTGAAGGAGCAAAACTATTCTATTTATCTGGACTTGTAGATGAGCT GTACAAAATGAGTGAAATACAACAACTTGCAGAAGTCATGTCCACTTTTGAATTTCTTCCCTCGTCATGGCGAGCGGCACATCCTTATGTGCTGGTAGATCGTTTCGAAGATGCTACTCCTTTAGAAAGAGTGCAGAAGGATAACGAGTGCGATAGAAACATACGTTTGTATGGTTATCTTCGAGGTGGTAACATAATAAACGGAGCTAAG GTGCATATTGCCGGGGTTGGTGATTTCCGCATAGCTGGTGTTACAAGCTCAATTGATCCTTTTCCTTTATCAACTGAAATAGAAGGGGAAAATGATCTCGCAGAGCTACCCTGTTTGGAGATTGAGGCCTTTAGAACAGGGGAATATGTAAGGCTGGAGGTTCTTGACATTCCTTTTGGGATGGTTGGAAAATTTGATCCCTGCCATCCTATTCTCGTTGGAGGTATCAGTCTTGAAGAGGAAAATGTtggatatatgcag GTGAAGCTGAAGCGACATAGATGGCATATGAAGCTGTTGAACACAGGAGACCAAATCATTGTTTCAGCTGGTTGGAGACGTTACGtgacaacaccaatttatgccaTGGAAAACAGCAACAATGGACACCATCGAATTCTCACATACACTCCCGAACATAAGCACTGTCTTGCGATGTTTTGGGGACCTCTTTCACCCCCTCATACTAGGGTAGCTGTTGTACAGAGCGTGCCGGACAATAAG GAAGAGTTTCGGATTACAGCAAAGGGAGTCGTTCTTGATTTTAATCATGCCTCAAAGATAGTGAAGAAAACAACCAGGAAAGGAACTCCTTGCAAGATCTTCAAGAACACTGCTTTTATTCAGTTTACATCAGATGTTGGGACTGGTAGGCTTAGGGGTACACCAATTCGGACTATGAGTGGAATTCGCGGGAAGGTTGATGAG GCAGTAAATGGAGAGGGGATTGTTAGATGCACATTTAAACGCAAAATTCGTAAGAGCGATGTTGTTTTCTTTCAAGTGTTGACCCCAGTTGATGTTCCTTACCTCATCAACCAATTCACAGCAACCCTGGGATCACATGACTTTATTGTTCCTGTTAAGACGAATCCACGTAAAATG GATGACTGCGCTCAGAGGGGGCAGATTCATAAACAACGACGGCGTGTGCTCATCAAAGAGGGGGGAccttttttcttgtcttgttcaaATCCACTGGAGTTGATTTATTGGCATGAG AGACAAATGAAGCGGAAGGATACACATGAGTCCAAGGAAGAGGAAGAGAGGAAGAGAaaaaagatgttgaagaaaaTCAAGAAGGGAAAAGTGTTCGAGTCTAAGCCTTTAGCATTGAACAGCGATAGTTCGTATGAGTTATGCTATATGTAG
- the LOC113283190 gene encoding ribosome biogenesis protein bms1-like, producing MEEEPAPLIILVQGPPKVGKSLLIKSLIKYLTDQHLTDDQGPFAIELGKQRRLQFEECPYDVKGMNDAVDHADGVLLLIDASHGFKEETVKFLDILRYHDILWVTSLLTHLDEIKDEEELRKTEKHLRDYRIRTTAMDEAERFYFSGLDHELYKMSEIKELAEHMLGLKMLPLSWRVAHPYVMVNQIATRLHEDNEHVDINIYGHLQGFDMNKAAKVHVFGVCEFPVAYVTRSTDYSRPLPTIIIMRSDDCPCLEIKGFKKWTYLRLEVRDIPISMYKKFDMKDPVFIGEEVVGNLQVYQLCRGTTTVGLKNKREVLLGADGRHMPILTAEEKRRNRANGILEAPLSKGVTKIYKIGKHIVATVAGCSGWIIPIISDLQKEVSLSRTGYIPLDCANSAKNFLNDENFKLPENISWKGVPEDFDIQKESCSIIFGGYSSIDDQSVPLTLYSADKQEVQEILVYHSHGSGSKYALEVLEKQAHIIKKGNKDTDYYADLILKAISESSKKDHNTGNMVQVVHLIKDCDMRVLRKKKAKRIPLYLLRKKIGKANYALRHTKRNYAHRKSKWFKLASHMP from the exons ATGGAGGAAGAACCAGCTCCACTTATCATCCTTGTGCAAGGACCTCCGAAA GTTGGAAAGTCCTTGTTGATTAAATCACTAATTAAATATCTTACGGATCAGCATTTAACTGATGACCAAGGCCCCTTCGCAATTGAATTAGGTAAGCAACGACGTTTGCAGTTTGAGGAGTGCCCATATGATGTTAAGGGCATGAATGATGCTGTAGACCATGCCGATGGAGTTCTACTTCTGATTGATGCAAGTCATGGGTTCAAAGAG GAGACAGTTAAGTTTCTTGACATTTTAAGATATCATGACATTTTGTGGGTTACGAGTCTTCTTACACATCTTGATGAgatcaaagatgaagaagaactaagGAAAACCGAAAAGCATCTCAGGGATTACAGAATCCGTACCACAGCTATGGATGAAGCAGAACGATTTTACTTTTCTGGTCTCGATCATGAGCT GTACAAAATGAGTGAAATAAAAGAGCTGGCAGAACATATGTTGGGTTTAAAAATGCTTCCCTTGTCATGGCGTGTGGCACATCCTTATGTGATGGTGAATCAAATTGCTACACGCTTGCATGAAGATAATGAACATGTAGACATAAATATCTACGGTCATCTCCAAGGCTTTGATATGAACAAAGCAGCTAAG GTACATGTGTTTGGTGTTTGTGAGTTTCCTGTAGCTTATGTTACAAGATCAACTGATTATTCCAGACCTCTACCTACTATTATTATAATGAGATCAGATGATTGTCCCTGCTTGGAGATTAAGGGTTTCAAAAAATGGACCTATCTCAGGTTGGAGGTTCGAGATATTCCTATTTCAATGTACAAaaaatttgacatgaaagatccTGTTTTCATTGGAGAGGAAGTTGTTGGAAATTTGCAG GTTTATCAGTTATGCCGAGGAACAACCACTGTtggtttaaaaaataaaagagaggttCTTTTAGGGGCTGATGGCCGCCATATGCCAATATTAACAGCTgaggaaaagagaagaaatcGGGCAAACGGAATACTTGAAGCACCATTATCCAAAGGCGTAACAAAGATATATAAAATTGGAAAGCATATTGTTGCAACTGTAGCTGGATGCTctggttggattataccaattatCAGCGACTTGCAGAAAGAG GTGTCTCTGTCAAGAACGGGGTATATTCCTTTGGACTGTGCAAATTCTGCAAAGAACTTCCTGAATGACGAGAATTTTAAGCTACCTGAAAATATTTCTTGGAAAGGAGTTCCCGAAGATTTCGATATCCAAAAAGAAAGCTGCAGTATTATCTTCGGAGGTTACTCAAGCATTGATGACCAGTCCGTTCCATTAACACTATATTCTGCCGACAAACAAGAAGTCCAAGAAATCCTTGTTTACCATAGCCACGGATCAGGTAGTAAGTACGCGCTGGAAGTACTTGAGAAGCAGGCTCATATTATCAAGAAAGGGAATAAGGACACTGATTATTATGCGGATTTGATATTAAAGGCGATAAGCGAATCAAGTAAAAAGGATCACAACACTGGAAATATGGTTCAAG TTGTTCACCTCATCAAAGACTGCGACATGAGAGTTTTACGAAAGAAAAAAGCCAAACGAATTCCATTATATCTGCTTCGGAAAAAAATTGGAAAGGCGAACTATGCTCTCCGTCACACAAAACGTAACTATGCTCATAGGAAATCGAAGTGGTTCAAGCTGGCCTCGCATATGCCCTGA